From the Vibrio algarum genome, one window contains:
- a CDS encoding YgaP family membrane protein, with the protein MTVDNGIKVLAGSMVLLSVALTYFVHPGFVWLTVFAGLNLLQSAFTGFCPAVFFLKKLGCK; encoded by the coding sequence ATGACAGTAGATAATGGTATTAAAGTGTTGGCTGGTAGCATGGTTCTATTATCGGTGGCTTTAACTTATTTTGTTCATCCAGGATTTGTTTGGTTAACGGTATTCGCAGGCCTTAATCTATTACAAAGTGCCTTCACTGGATTTTGCCCAGCAGTGTTCTTTCTAAAAAAATTAGGATGTAAATAG